Proteins from a single region of Euzebya sp.:
- a CDS encoding ANTAR domain-containing response regulator, translating to MTDAAAAPIRVLIAEDEALIRLDLKEMLVEEGFEVVAEVSDGATAVRMARELRPDLCILDLKMPVMDGIQAAEQITNERLSAVLILTAFSQRDLIEKARRAGAMAYLVKPFQKHDLLPAIEIAAGRFKDLQGLEAEVGTLTDRLEARKVVERAKGLLMEHEGMTEPAAFRWLQKAAMEQRLTMKIIAEQVIADHEAP from the coding sequence ATGACCGACGCCGCAGCCGCCCCCATCCGCGTCCTGATCGCCGAGGACGAGGCGCTGATCCGCCTCGACCTCAAGGAGATGCTGGTCGAGGAGGGCTTCGAGGTGGTGGCGGAGGTCAGCGACGGGGCGACCGCGGTCCGCATGGCGCGCGAGCTGCGCCCCGACCTGTGCATCCTCGACCTCAAGATGCCGGTGATGGACGGCATCCAGGCCGCGGAGCAGATCACGAACGAGCGGCTGTCGGCGGTCCTCATCCTGACCGCCTTCAGCCAGCGCGACCTGATCGAGAAGGCGCGCCGCGCCGGGGCGATGGCGTACCTGGTCAAGCCCTTCCAGAAGCACGACCTGCTGCCCGCCATCGAGATCGCCGCGGGCCGCTTCAAGGACCTGCAGGGGCTCGAGGCAGAGGTCGGGACCCTGACCGACCGGCTCGAGGCCCGCAAGGTCGTCGAGCGGGCGAAGGGGCTCTTGATGGAGCACGAGGGCATGACCGAGCCCGCGGCGTTCCGCTGGCTGCAGAAGGCGGCGATGGAGCAGCGGCTGACCATGAAGATCATCGCCGAGCAGGTCATCGCCGACCACGAGGCGCCCTGA
- a CDS encoding ABC transporter ATP-binding protein, whose amino-acid sequence MSDQPTPDAPTHDQQIAAERQRVVDEAAGHHGAEALSEAGRPPSPEESILYAEEVVAGYVPGVDILTGTNLHVREGELVGIIGPNGAGKSTLIKAMFGLVDIRSGRVVLRDDDITGLTAHELVDKGVGYVPQTKNVFPSLTIEENLQMGIYLRPKQFAERFEFVAGLFPKLLDRRKQRAGSLSGGERQMVAMGRALMMDPGVLFLDEPSAGLSPANQGVVFHRVKQINDAGVTIVMVEQNAQQCLRICDRGYVLDQGRDAYTGTGDELLHDPKVVELYLGTLVKA is encoded by the coding sequence GTGAGCGACCAGCCCACCCCGGACGCCCCCACCCACGACCAGCAGATCGCCGCGGAGCGCCAGCGCGTCGTCGACGAGGCCGCCGGCCACCACGGCGCCGAGGCGCTCAGCGAGGCCGGCCGGCCGCCCAGCCCCGAGGAGTCGATCCTGTACGCCGAGGAGGTGGTCGCGGGCTACGTGCCCGGCGTCGACATCCTGACCGGCACCAACCTCCACGTCCGCGAGGGCGAGCTGGTCGGCATCATCGGCCCGAACGGCGCGGGCAAGTCCACGTTGATCAAGGCGATGTTCGGGCTCGTCGACATCCGCAGCGGCCGGGTCGTGCTGCGCGACGACGACATCACCGGCCTGACGGCCCACGAGCTGGTCGACAAGGGCGTCGGCTACGTCCCCCAGACGAAGAACGTGTTCCCCTCGCTGACGATCGAGGAGAACCTCCAGATGGGGATCTACCTGCGGCCCAAGCAGTTCGCGGAGCGGTTCGAGTTCGTCGCCGGCCTGTTCCCCAAGCTGCTCGATCGCCGCAAGCAGCGCGCGGGGTCGCTGTCGGGCGGTGAGCGCCAGATGGTCGCGATGGGCCGCGCGCTGATGATGGACCCCGGCGTGCTGTTCCTCGACGAGCCGTCTGCCGGCCTCTCACCGGCCAACCAGGGCGTGGTCTTCCACCGCGTGAAGCAGATCAACGACGCCGGCGTCACGATCGTGATGGTCGAGCAGAACGCCCAGCAGTGCCTGCGGATCTGCGACCGCGGCTACGTCCTCGACCAGGGACGTGACGCGTACACCGGCACCGGGGACGAGCTGCTCCACGACCCGAAGGTCGTGGAGCTCTACCTCGGCACGCTCGTCAAGGCCTGA
- a CDS encoding basic amino acid ABC transporter substrate-binding protein → MKITRFTWLVALMAVLALGAAACGSDDGGDAATDDTEAIEDVASEAGDAVDEVADGAEDALGEAEASAEEAADSGDLGLAAEGQMVVGSDIAFEPFESIVDGEPVGFDIDLMDEIASRIGVEVEYQNTPFDTIFTQLASGAFDAIISAITITDERDETIDFSEPYFAANQALATPEGSDITGVADLGSETVLAVQAATTGADYASETFTDAQIQEFPTSIDAFTAMAAGQVDAVFIDLPVVGEQVEQGNAVLAEEVDTGELYGIGVQEGNTALVTAINGALEEIIADGTYAEIYGEWFEGDVPEQFAS, encoded by the coding sequence GTGAAGATCACACGTTTCACCTGGCTCGTCGCGCTGATGGCCGTCCTCGCCCTGGGGGCTGCCGCCTGCGGATCGGACGACGGGGGTGATGCTGCCACCGACGACACCGAGGCGATCGAGGACGTCGCCTCCGAGGCCGGTGACGCCGTCGACGAGGTCGCCGACGGGGCCGAGGACGCGCTCGGGGAGGCCGAGGCGTCGGCGGAGGAGGCCGCGGACTCCGGTGACCTGGGTCTGGCCGCCGAGGGGCAGATGGTCGTCGGGTCGGACATCGCGTTCGAGCCGTTCGAGTCGATCGTCGACGGCGAGCCGGTCGGCTTCGACATCGACCTGATGGACGAGATCGCAAGCCGGATCGGTGTCGAGGTGGAGTACCAGAACACGCCGTTCGACACGATCTTCACCCAGCTCGCGAGCGGGGCGTTCGACGCCATCATCTCCGCCATCACGATCACCGACGAGCGCGACGAGACGATCGACTTCTCCGAGCCGTACTTCGCCGCGAACCAGGCCCTCGCGACCCCTGAGGGCTCGGACATCACCGGTGTCGCCGACCTCGGCAGCGAGACGGTCCTGGCCGTCCAGGCGGCAACCACCGGCGCGGACTACGCGTCGGAGACCTTCACCGACGCCCAGATCCAGGAGTTCCCCACCTCCATCGACGCGTTCACCGCGATGGCCGCCGGCCAGGTGGACGCCGTCTTCATCGACCTGCCCGTCGTCGGCGAGCAGGTCGAGCAGGGCAACGCGGTGCTGGCCGAGGAGGTCGACACCGGCGAGCTCTACGGCATCGGCGTGCAGGAGGGCAACACCGCCCTCGTGACCGCGATCAACGGCGCGCTCGAGGAGATCATCGCGGACGGCACCTACGCCGAGATCTACGGCGAGTGGTTCGAGGGCGACGTCCCCGAGCAGTTCGCCAGCTGA
- a CDS encoding amino acid ABC transporter permease → MTDTTDARDAVPAATPPTTGRTTPEAGDTAPTAALVLGLLALVAAPVVLWVVDVGIAGLAVPVVGYAANALARSYAARIDYSPPGDGVMRRAQTGRLAGIAGALVFALGGLVTWVVGNDQLASLGTLLFNPEFFTEAFPTLLAEGLRITLIVWVVAVVLGQVLGVVLALMSISRRFLIRALASVYIDIFRGLPAIITIVLVGFALPLAGLRPFGRNQIWYAAFALGLVATAYIGEIVRAGIQSIEGGQMEAARSLGMPHQLAMRLIVIPQGIRRVVPPLTNEYIALLKDTSLIFIIGLPASSGSFFQGRDLFRVGQNLAQQYGNYSPVVLAGIFYLVLTIPLTRLTNYLDRRLREGRSAEERSVAADDDVVDVGATHGHGGAIGGGA, encoded by the coding sequence ATGACGGACACCACCGACGCTCGCGACGCGGTGCCGGCGGCGACCCCGCCGACGACCGGTCGGACGACCCCAGAAGCCGGCGACACGGCGCCCACGGCGGCGCTGGTCCTCGGCCTGCTCGCCCTCGTGGCGGCGCCGGTCGTGCTGTGGGTCGTCGACGTCGGGATCGCCGGTCTCGCCGTGCCGGTCGTCGGGTACGCCGCCAACGCACTGGCAAGGTCCTACGCCGCCCGGATCGACTACAGCCCTCCCGGCGACGGCGTGATGCGCCGGGCGCAGACCGGGCGCCTGGCCGGGATCGCCGGTGCCCTGGTGTTCGCCCTGGGCGGGCTCGTCACCTGGGTGGTCGGCAACGACCAGCTGGCCAGCCTGGGCACGCTGCTGTTCAACCCGGAGTTCTTCACCGAGGCGTTCCCCACCCTCCTGGCCGAGGGGCTGCGGATCACGCTGATCGTCTGGGTGGTCGCCGTCGTCCTCGGCCAGGTCCTCGGCGTGGTGCTGGCCCTCATGTCGATCTCGCGGCGGTTCCTGATCCGGGCGCTGGCGAGCGTCTACATCGACATCTTCCGCGGCCTCCCGGCCATCATCACGATCGTCCTGGTCGGCTTCGCCCTGCCGCTCGCCGGCCTGCGGCCGTTCGGCCGCAACCAGATCTGGTACGCCGCGTTCGCCCTCGGCCTCGTCGCCACGGCCTACATCGGCGAGATCGTCCGCGCCGGCATCCAGTCGATCGAGGGCGGGCAGATGGAGGCAGCCCGGAGCCTCGGCATGCCCCACCAGCTGGCGATGCGGCTGATCGTGATCCCCCAGGGCATCCGCCGGGTCGTCCCGCCGCTGACGAACGAGTACATCGCCCTGCTGAAGGACACCTCGCTGATCTTCATCATCGGGCTGCCCGCCAGCTCGGGGTCGTTCTTCCAGGGACGGGACCTCTTCAGGGTCGGCCAGAACCTGGCGCAGCAGTACGGCAACTACTCCCCGGTCGTGCTGGCCGGCATCTTCTACCTGGTCCTCACCATCCCGCTGACGCGGCTGACCAACTACCTCGACCGGCGCCTCCGCGAGGGCCGGTCGGCGGAGGAGCGGTCGGTCGCCGCCGACGACGACGTGGTCGACGTCGGTGCCACGCACGGCCACGGCGGGGCGATCGGGGGCGGCGCGTGA
- a CDS encoding branched-chain amino acid ABC transporter permease yields MRSTASRRGRWAWLVVMTAVLAAALLVPSAAGAQDEQGERALGRVFSGTGQDQERHAGVTITVTDAEGAEVGSAETDDNGEVLIDLPGPGEYTIALDPATLPEGLLPRDDVTERTQTVQAGRQANALFPLVEGDGTGQPVAGAGDRGRSFTDQLGSVPQLTLDGIKLGSIIAITAIGLSLIFGTTGLINFAHGELVTLGAVVAFFFNASAGGPRWHLLLAVVPAVLVGALGGATLETAVWRPLRRRGVGLISMLVISIGLMFVIRNVILIVYGGGTRPFADYNIQSAIRFAGVAIPPRDLAIIVISLVVLVGVGLMLNRTRIGKALRAVADNRDLAESSGIDVERVIRFVWLLGGGLAAFGGVLLGSTEQVNQNMGFNLLLLMFAGIILGGIGTAYGAMVGSLIVGIVSQVSTAFFSVQLKFVWALLILIIVLLIRPQGLLGRRERFG; encoded by the coding sequence GTGCGATCCACCGCGTCGAGGAGAGGACGCTGGGCCTGGCTGGTGGTGATGACCGCCGTGCTCGCCGCCGCGCTGCTGGTGCCCTCCGCCGCGGGGGCCCAGGACGAGCAGGGCGAGCGGGCCCTGGGTCGGGTCTTCAGCGGCACCGGTCAGGATCAGGAGCGCCACGCCGGGGTGACGATCACGGTCACCGACGCGGAGGGGGCCGAGGTCGGGTCGGCCGAGACCGACGACAACGGCGAGGTGCTGATCGACCTGCCCGGCCCGGGGGAGTACACCATCGCCCTCGACCCGGCCACGCTGCCGGAGGGGCTGCTGCCCCGCGACGACGTCACCGAGCGCACCCAGACCGTCCAGGCGGGCCGTCAGGCGAACGCGCTGTTCCCGCTGGTGGAGGGGGACGGCACGGGACAGCCGGTCGCCGGCGCGGGGGACCGCGGGCGCTCGTTCACCGACCAGCTCGGCAGCGTCCCCCAGCTGACCCTCGACGGCATCAAGCTCGGGTCCATCATCGCCATCACGGCGATCGGCCTGTCCCTGATCTTCGGCACCACCGGCCTCATCAACTTCGCCCACGGCGAGCTGGTCACCCTCGGCGCGGTCGTGGCGTTCTTCTTCAACGCCTCGGCGGGCGGGCCCCGCTGGCACCTCCTCCTCGCCGTCGTCCCCGCGGTGCTGGTCGGCGCGCTGGGCGGCGCGACGCTCGAGACCGCCGTGTGGCGGCCCCTGCGTCGCCGCGGCGTCGGCCTGATCTCGATGCTGGTGATCTCGATCGGCCTGATGTTCGTGATCCGGAACGTCATCCTGATCGTCTACGGCGGCGGGACCCGACCGTTCGCCGACTACAACATCCAGTCCGCCATCCGCTTCGCGGGCGTCGCCATCCCCCCGCGGGACCTGGCGATCATCGTCATCTCCCTGGTGGTCCTCGTCGGCGTCGGGCTGATGCTGAACCGCACCCGGATCGGCAAGGCGCTCCGCGCCGTCGCGGACAACCGCGACCTGGCGGAGTCGTCCGGCATCGACGTCGAGCGGGTCATCCGCTTCGTGTGGCTCCTCGGCGGGGGGCTGGCGGCCTTCGGGGGCGTCCTGCTGGGGTCGACCGAGCAGGTCAACCAGAACATGGGCTTCAACCTGCTGCTGCTGATGTTCGCCGGGATCATCCTCGGCGGGATCGGGACCGCTTACGGCGCCATGGTCGGATCGCTGATCGTCGGGATCGTGAGCCAGGTGTCCACGGCGTTCTTCAGCGTCCAGCTCAAGTTCGTGTGGGCGCTGCTGATCCTCATCATCGTCCTGCTGATCCGGCCACAGGGCCTGCTCGGCCGTCGAGAGCGCTTCGGGTAG
- a CDS encoding amino acid ABC transporter ATP-binding protein: MTATPRVELRDLRKSFGNLEVLTGIDLAIQTGEVVVVVGPSGSGKSTMLRCVNLLEEPTGGAVLLDGIDITEEGVNVDRMRQRVGMVFQQFNLFPHMTVLQNVTVALRKVKRMAKAEANDIGLARLREVELAHKADVRPAQLSGGQQQRVAIARALAMAPEVMLFDEVTSALDPELVKGVLDVMGDLASRGMTMMVVTHEMGFAREVADRVIFMDGGVVVEDGPPAQIMEDPQSERLKVFLSQVL; the protein is encoded by the coding sequence GTGACGGCCACGCCGCGGGTCGAGCTGCGGGACCTCCGGAAGTCCTTCGGGAACCTCGAGGTCCTCACCGGCATCGACCTCGCCATCCAGACCGGTGAGGTCGTCGTGGTCGTCGGACCCTCCGGGTCGGGGAAGTCGACCATGCTGCGCTGCGTCAACCTGCTCGAGGAACCGACGGGCGGGGCGGTCCTGCTCGACGGCATCGACATCACCGAGGAGGGGGTGAACGTCGACCGGATGCGCCAACGCGTCGGGATGGTCTTCCAGCAGTTCAACCTCTTCCCGCACATGACGGTCCTGCAGAACGTCACCGTCGCCCTCCGCAAGGTCAAGCGCATGGCGAAGGCGGAGGCGAACGACATCGGCCTCGCCCGGTTGCGCGAGGTCGAGCTGGCGCACAAGGCCGACGTCCGGCCGGCGCAGCTGTCCGGCGGCCAGCAGCAGCGGGTCGCGATCGCCCGAGCGCTCGCGATGGCACCCGAGGTGATGCTCTTCGACGAGGTCACCTCCGCCCTCGACCCCGAGCTGGTCAAGGGCGTGCTCGACGTGATGGGCGACCTCGCCTCCCGCGGGATGACGATGATGGTCGTCACCCACGAGATGGGCTTCGCCCGCGAGGTCGCCGACCGCGTGATCTTCATGGACGGGGGCGTCGTCGTCGAGGACGGCCCGCCCGCGCAGATCATGGAGGACCCGCAGAGCGAGCGCCTGAAGGTCTTCCTGAGCCAGGTGTTGTGA
- a CDS encoding ABC transporter ATP-binding protein — MPVEETEPTSSSRVADPSAPSRAAAARAALADVPAEPGVPKPDPVLIVDGVTRRFGGLTAVDVEHLEIQRGLITALIGPNGAGKTTFFNLMTGFDRPDEGTWSFDGHDLGGVPAHKVAQYGMVRTFQLTKSLNLMSVIENMRLAGTGQTGERFLPAIIPGMWRSQERAITERADELLARFKLDAKREDLAGTLSGGQRKLLEMARALMVEPELVCLDEPMAGVNPALVQSLLGHVKGLRDELGMTVVFVEHDMDVVMDISDWVVVMAEGRVIAEGPPASIGTNETVVRAYLGGSEGEGEMSLADIEAAEDTP, encoded by the coding sequence ATGCCCGTTGAGGAGACCGAGCCCACGTCGTCGTCGCGGGTCGCGGACCCGTCCGCACCGTCGCGTGCCGCAGCGGCACGGGCGGCGCTCGCGGACGTGCCGGCCGAGCCGGGGGTCCCCAAGCCCGACCCGGTGCTGATCGTCGACGGGGTCACCCGCCGCTTCGGCGGACTCACCGCCGTCGACGTGGAGCACCTCGAGATCCAGCGCGGGCTGATCACCGCGCTGATCGGCCCGAACGGCGCCGGCAAGACCACCTTCTTCAACCTGATGACCGGCTTCGACCGGCCCGACGAGGGGACCTGGTCCTTCGACGGCCACGACCTGGGTGGCGTGCCGGCGCACAAGGTCGCCCAGTACGGGATGGTCCGGACCTTCCAGCTGACGAAGTCCCTCAACCTGATGAGCGTCATCGAGAACATGCGGCTGGCTGGCACCGGCCAGACCGGTGAGCGGTTCCTCCCCGCGATCATCCCGGGGATGTGGCGGTCCCAGGAGCGGGCGATCACCGAGCGGGCGGACGAGCTCCTCGCGCGCTTCAAGCTGGACGCGAAGCGCGAGGACCTGGCCGGGACGCTGTCCGGCGGGCAGCGCAAGCTCCTCGAGATGGCCCGGGCGCTGATGGTGGAGCCGGAGCTCGTGTGCCTGGACGAGCCGATGGCGGGGGTCAACCCGGCGCTGGTCCAGTCCCTCCTCGGCCACGTGAAGGGCCTGCGGGACGAGCTCGGCATGACCGTCGTCTTCGTCGAGCACGACATGGACGTCGTCATGGACATCTCCGACTGGGTCGTCGTGATGGCGGAGGGACGGGTGATCGCCGAGGGCCCGCCGGCATCCATCGGCACGAACGAGACCGTCGTCCGGGCCTACCTGGGCGGTTCGGAGGGGGAGGGCGAGATGTCCCTCGCCGACATCGAGGCAGCGGAGGACACGCCGTGA
- a CDS encoding disulfide bond formation protein B yields MTLALTTLFALLALVAVVGAVALVVSAPFRAWMRPHAVGATAAISGTATVGSLYLSEIAGYVPCELCWWQRIFMYSTAVISTTALLRRRTDALAYTLPLALFGVVTSIWHVIIQRLPADTSAQFCDPNNPCSAIWVERFGFITIPTMAGAGFIAIIALAWAARSSATAGSGREATKEELVR; encoded by the coding sequence ATGACGCTCGCCCTGACCACCCTCTTCGCCCTGTTGGCCCTCGTGGCCGTGGTCGGGGCCGTCGCACTGGTCGTGTCCGCGCCGTTCCGCGCGTGGATGCGCCCGCACGCGGTCGGCGCGACCGCGGCGATCAGCGGCACGGCGACGGTCGGCAGCCTGTACCTCTCCGAGATCGCCGGCTACGTGCCCTGCGAGCTGTGCTGGTGGCAGCGGATCTTCATGTACTCGACCGCGGTGATCTCCACCACGGCCCTGCTGCGACGTCGCACCGACGCGCTCGCGTACACGCTGCCCCTGGCCCTCTTCGGCGTGGTCACCAGCATCTGGCACGTCATCATCCAGCGGCTGCCGGCAGACACGTCAGCGCAGTTCTGCGACCCGAACAACCCCTGCTCGGCCATCTGGGTCGAGCGGTTCGGCTTCATCACCATCCCGACCATGGCCGGTGCCGGCTTCATCGCCATCATCGCGCTGGCCTGGGCCGCCCGGTCCTCCGCGACGGCGGGCAGCGGTCGCGAGGCCACGAAGGAGGAGCTCGTCCGATGA
- a CDS encoding branched-chain amino acid ABC transporter permease yields the protein MELTNVLYDGLRAAIGLEAVVYALAAIGLNIHFGYTGLLNFGQVGFMLLGAYGVAITARPCADVAATQTAAEQIGPCGQPLALGVLVGIGLAVVLALLLGVPTLRLRADYLAITTIAAGEILRFVFRSDSAQALTNSVFGIQQFAGDIYAINPIPDGRYFGQLNFSERQLWVMVLGWGLVALLCAWTWLLMRSPWGRVLKSIREDEDAARALGKNVFSYKMQALVLGGVFGALGGIFLAMGTQAVNPDTYIPIRTFFAYVIIILGGTGTILGPVVGTFLFLFLTAGLETLMRELITGGVISEAVIGLPEVGPIRFIMVGLMLALLMAFRPQGLLGNREEMLLDAR from the coding sequence ATGGAGCTCACCAACGTCCTGTACGACGGCCTCCGCGCCGCGATCGGCCTCGAGGCGGTCGTCTACGCGCTGGCCGCGATCGGCCTGAACATCCACTTCGGCTACACCGGCCTGCTGAACTTCGGGCAGGTCGGGTTCATGCTGCTCGGCGCCTACGGCGTCGCGATCACCGCACGGCCGTGCGCCGACGTGGCGGCGACCCAGACCGCCGCGGAGCAGATCGGCCCGTGCGGGCAGCCCCTCGCCCTCGGCGTCCTCGTCGGCATCGGCCTGGCCGTGGTGCTGGCCCTGCTGCTCGGGGTCCCGACCCTCCGCCTGCGGGCGGACTACCTCGCGATCACGACGATCGCGGCCGGGGAGATCCTGCGGTTCGTGTTCCGCTCGGATTCCGCGCAGGCGCTGACCAACTCGGTGTTCGGCATCCAGCAGTTCGCCGGCGACATCTACGCGATCAACCCGATCCCGGACGGCCGCTACTTCGGCCAGCTGAACTTCTCCGAGCGCCAGCTCTGGGTGATGGTGCTGGGCTGGGGGCTCGTGGCGCTGCTGTGCGCGTGGACGTGGCTGCTCATGCGCTCGCCGTGGGGACGGGTGCTCAAGTCCATCCGCGAGGACGAGGACGCCGCCCGCGCCCTCGGCAAGAACGTGTTCAGCTACAAGATGCAGGCGCTGGTCCTCGGCGGCGTGTTCGGCGCCCTGGGCGGGATCTTCCTCGCCATGGGCACCCAGGCGGTCAACCCCGACACCTACATCCCCATCCGGACGTTCTTCGCCTACGTCATCATCATCCTGGGAGGGACCGGCACGATCCTCGGGCCCGTGGTCGGCACGTTCCTGTTCCTGTTCCTGACCGCCGGCCTCGAGACGCTCATGCGCGAGCTGATCACCGGCGGCGTGATCAGCGAGGCGGTGATCGGCCTGCCCGAGGTCGGCCCCATCCGCTTCATCATGGTCGGCCTGATGCTCGCGCTGCTCATGGCGTTCAGGCCGCAGGGCCTGCTCGGCAACCGAGAGGAGATGCTGCTCGATGCCCGTTGA
- a CDS encoding TlpA family protein disulfide reductase, whose translation MSTDMNPDEMSKRERQKARRQERLDREAQQQRKAGAQRTVFMVLAVLVGVALVGGIGYLLIQGSDASLGVEAATIEEGQTALPPATSAGADDAAVGMDAPDATGFTPEGDPITIGAEGQAQAIAFMAHWCPHCQEEAPLVADWVEEGLVADGVEIVAVSTFHDPSRPNWPPDEWLEREGWPGQVIVDSEDAIADAWGLQGTPMWTFVNAEGEVVARYAGRIEPEQFEQATALAAGEEPAPAEEG comes from the coding sequence ATGAGCACAGACATGAACCCCGATGAGATGTCCAAGCGGGAGCGCCAGAAGGCCCGACGCCAGGAGCGCCTGGACCGGGAGGCCCAGCAGCAGCGCAAGGCCGGCGCCCAGCGGACCGTCTTCATGGTCCTGGCCGTCCTGGTCGGCGTCGCCCTGGTCGGCGGCATCGGCTACCTGCTGATCCAGGGCAGCGACGCCAGCCTCGGCGTCGAGGCCGCCACGATCGAGGAGGGCCAGACGGCCTTGCCGCCCGCCACCTCCGCGGGGGCTGACGACGCCGCGGTAGGGATGGACGCCCCGGACGCCACCGGGTTCACGCCTGAGGGCGACCCGATCACGATCGGCGCCGAGGGGCAGGCCCAGGCCATCGCGTTCATGGCGCACTGGTGCCCCCACTGCCAGGAGGAGGCGCCGCTGGTCGCCGACTGGGTCGAGGAGGGCCTGGTCGCTGACGGCGTCGAGATCGTCGCGGTGTCGACGTTCCACGACCCGTCCCGCCCGAACTGGCCGCCGGACGAGTGGCTGGAGCGCGAGGGCTGGCCGGGCCAGGTGATCGTCGACTCCGAGGACGCGATCGCCGACGCCTGGGGTCTGCAGGGCACCCCGATGTGGACCTTCGTCAACGCCGAGGGCGAGGTCGTCGCCCGCTACGCGGGCCGGATCGAGCCCGAGCAGTTCGAGCAGGCGACCGCCCTGGCTGCGGGCGAGGAGCCGGCGCCAGCGGAGGAGGGGTAG